Proteins encoded in a region of the Sterolibacterium denitrificans genome:
- the rsxC gene encoding electron transport complex subunit RsxC → MLQKLFSFNGGIKPAYHKEASTDLPIAPAPLSGELVIPLHQSVGGAPHPLVTAGDKVLKGQRIGAADGSTSSAIHASTSGTVKAVEMRRMAHPSGLSILCVIIEPDGEERWIERAPFDYRNATPEATRDYLRDAGVVGLGGAVFPSHLKINPGKSGRLDTLVINGAECEPYITCDDMQMRERAAGILQGVAVMRSVLNAGKVLIGIEDNKPEAIAAMQAALRQLGTAAGTGTGAEDFRDIRIVAVPTRYPAGGAKQLIRVLTGIEVPHGKRSTDYGVQCFNTGTAHAIHEAINLGQPLVSRIVTVAGNVAAPRNFDTPLGTPMRDLLALCQPAADTDRIIMGGPMMGVAMPGDEVPVIKATNCILAGSPALFPPPAPEMPCIRCGECAKACPADLQPFEMYWYSHAKIFGKAQEYHLFDCIECGCCAYVCPSRIPLVDYFRFAKSEIWAREREKAAADEARERYEFRLARDEREKQEKAAKLAAKAAATREKLAQQPPAEGAASPAAGAGTDDAAKELIAAAMARAQQQREQVQPQNTESLSEEQRAQIAEIEARRSQVREMAKTRPAPPEQNT, encoded by the coding sequence ATGCTGCAGAAGCTGTTCTCGTTCAACGGCGGCATCAAGCCGGCCTACCACAAGGAAGCCTCCACCGACCTGCCGATCGCGCCGGCGCCGCTGTCCGGGGAGCTGGTGATTCCATTGCACCAGAGTGTAGGCGGCGCGCCGCATCCGCTGGTGACGGCCGGCGACAAGGTGCTGAAGGGCCAGCGCATCGGCGCGGCCGACGGCAGCACCTCCTCGGCAATCCATGCCTCCACCTCCGGCACGGTGAAAGCCGTGGAAATGCGGCGCATGGCCCATCCTTCCGGACTGTCCATCCTCTGCGTGATCATCGAGCCGGATGGCGAGGAGCGCTGGATCGAACGCGCGCCCTTCGATTACCGCAACGCCACGCCCGAGGCCACCCGCGACTACCTGCGCGATGCCGGCGTGGTCGGCCTGGGCGGCGCGGTGTTTCCCAGCCATCTGAAGATCAATCCGGGCAAGAGCGGCCGGCTCGATACCCTGGTCATCAACGGCGCCGAGTGCGAGCCCTACATCACCTGCGACGACATGCAGATGCGCGAACGCGCCGCCGGCATCCTCCAGGGCGTGGCCGTCATGCGCAGCGTGCTGAACGCCGGCAAGGTGCTGATCGGCATCGAGGACAACAAGCCCGAGGCCATCGCCGCCATGCAGGCCGCGCTGCGGCAGCTCGGCACGGCGGCCGGAACCGGAACCGGAGCCGAAGACTTCCGCGACATCCGCATCGTTGCCGTGCCCACCCGCTATCCGGCCGGTGGTGCCAAGCAGTTGATCCGCGTCCTCACCGGCATCGAAGTGCCGCACGGCAAGCGCTCCACCGACTATGGCGTGCAATGCTTCAACACCGGCACGGCCCATGCCATCCATGAAGCCATCAACCTCGGCCAGCCGCTGGTTTCGCGCATCGTCACCGTCGCCGGCAACGTCGCCGCGCCGCGCAACTTCGATACGCCGCTGGGCACGCCGATGCGCGACCTGCTCGCCCTGTGCCAACCCGCCGCCGATACCGACCGCATCATCATGGGCGGGCCGATGATGGGCGTGGCCATGCCCGGCGACGAGGTACCGGTGATCAAGGCGACCAACTGCATCCTCGCCGGCTCGCCGGCGTTGTTCCCGCCGCCGGCGCCGGAGATGCCCTGCATCCGCTGCGGCGAGTGCGCCAAGGCCTGTCCGGCCGATCTGCAGCCTTTCGAAATGTACTGGTACTCGCATGCCAAGATCTTCGGCAAGGCGCAGGAATACCATCTGTTCGACTGCATCGAGTGCGGCTGCTGCGCCTACGTCTGCCCGTCGCGCATTCCGCTGGTGGATTATTTCCGCTTCGCCAAGAGCGAAATCTGGGCGCGCGAGCGCGAAAAGGCCGCCGCCGACGAAGCCCGCGAGCGCTATGAATTCCGCCTCGCCCGCGACGAACGCGAAAAGCAGGAAAAGGCCGCCAAACTGGCCGCCAAGGCCGCCGCCACGCGCGAGAAGCTGGCGCAGCAGCCGCCCGCCGAAGGCGCGGCCAGTCCAGCCGCCGGCGCCGGCACCGACGATGCGGCGAAGGAACTCATCGCCGCCGCCATGGCCCGCGCCCAGCAGCAAAGGGAACAGGTGCAGCCGCAGAACACCGAGTCCCTGAGCGAGGAACAGCGCGCGCAGATCGCCGAAATCGAAGCCCGCCGCTCGCAAGTGCGCGAAATGGCGAAGACCAGGCCCGCCCCGCCCGAGCAGAACACCTGA
- a CDS encoding RnfABCDGE type electron transport complex subunit D: MANNSPYFRQPASVQSVMLRVLVALLPGIAAYVWFFGIGILIQILLASLAALAGEALMLTIRRKPLGLFLGDGSALVTAWLVALTLPPIGPWWLVVVATLFAIVIVKHLYGGLGQNPFNPAMAAFCVMIVAFPQLMSQWPAVDGFGGLQNLDLQISLIFGSPAGREIDAFTMATSLDTLRTGLHGATESSVGAIVGGAQAPVFGHFGGRNWEWIALGYLLGGLWLIQQRIITWHIPCAFIATLAAIAGLFHLISPEQHAGALFHLFSGGAMLGAFFIATDPVSAATTPRGKLIYAAGIALLTWVIRSFGAYPDGIAFATLLLNIAVPLIDMWTQPPVFGHKKR, translated from the coding sequence ATGGCCAACAATTCTCCCTATTTCCGCCAGCCCGCCAGCGTGCAGAGCGTCATGCTGCGGGTGCTGGTGGCGCTGCTGCCGGGCATCGCCGCCTACGTCTGGTTCTTCGGCATCGGCATCCTGATCCAGATCCTGCTCGCCTCGCTGGCCGCCCTGGCGGGCGAGGCGCTGATGCTGACGATCCGCAGGAAGCCGCTCGGCCTGTTTCTCGGCGACGGCTCGGCCCTGGTCACCGCCTGGCTGGTCGCCCTGACCCTGCCGCCGATCGGCCCATGGTGGCTGGTGGTCGTCGCCACCTTGTTCGCCATCGTCATCGTCAAGCATCTCTACGGCGGCCTCGGCCAGAATCCGTTCAATCCGGCGATGGCGGCCTTCTGCGTGATGATCGTCGCCTTCCCGCAACTGATGTCGCAATGGCCGGCTGTCGATGGCTTCGGCGGCCTGCAGAATCTCGACCTGCAGATTTCGCTGATCTTCGGCAGCCCGGCAGGCCGCGAGATCGACGCCTTTACCATGGCCACCTCGCTGGACACCCTGCGCACCGGGCTGCACGGCGCGACCGAAAGCAGCGTCGGCGCGATCGTCGGCGGAGCGCAGGCGCCGGTCTTCGGCCACTTCGGCGGCAGGAACTGGGAGTGGATCGCCCTGGGCTACCTGCTCGGCGGGCTCTGGCTGATCCAGCAGCGCATCATCACCTGGCACATTCCCTGCGCCTTCATCGCCACCCTGGCGGCCATCGCCGGGCTGTTCCACCTGATTTCGCCGGAACAGCATGCCGGCGCGCTGTTTCATCTGTTCAGCGGCGGCGCCATGCTCGGCGCCTTCTTCATCGCCACCGACCCGGTATCGGCCGCCACCACGCCGCGCGGCAAGCTGATCTATGCGGCCGGCATCGCCCTGCTGACCTGGGTGATCCGCAGCTTCGGCGCCTATCCGGACGGCATCGCCTTCGCCACCCTGCTGCTCAACATCGCCGTACCGCTGATCGACATGTGGACCCAGCCGCCGGTATTCGGCCACAAGAAACGCTAG
- the rsxG gene encoding electron transport complex subunit RsxG: MSSPQTASPLGILNISLRTATVLLLFTLVFTTLMAVVHGATKAPIAASVEAEKLKLIGEVLPAEAYDNDLLKDAVELPATAALGLDQPSQVYRARKAGAPAALVFEAAAPDGYSGRIGLILAVRTDGELLAVRVVAHKETPGLGDYIDPHKDKNKERPWIRQFDRQSLARLPTERWRVQKDGGAFEQRSGATISARAVTNAVARAMHWAAAHQQELFDSAPVSAAGLSGTQL, translated from the coding sequence ATGAGTTCTCCGCAAACCGCATCCCCCCTCGGCATCCTCAACATTTCGCTGCGCACGGCGACCGTCCTGCTGCTGTTCACGCTCGTCTTCACCACCCTGATGGCCGTCGTCCACGGCGCCACCAAGGCGCCCATCGCCGCCAGCGTCGAAGCGGAAAAACTCAAGCTGATCGGCGAAGTGCTGCCCGCCGAGGCCTACGACAACGACCTGCTCAAGGATGCCGTCGAGTTGCCGGCCACGGCGGCGCTGGGACTCGACCAGCCCAGCCAGGTCTATCGCGCCCGCAAGGCCGGCGCCCCCGCCGCCCTGGTGTTCGAGGCCGCCGCGCCGGACGGCTACAGCGGCCGCATCGGACTGATCCTGGCGGTGCGAACGGATGGCGAGCTCCTCGCGGTGCGGGTCGTCGCGCACAAGGAAACGCCCGGCCTGGGGGACTACATCGATCCGCACAAGGACAAGAACAAGGAACGACCGTGGATCAGGCAGTTCGACCGGCAAAGCCTTGCCCGCCTGCCGACCGAACGCTGGCGGGTGCAGAAGGATGGCGGCGCGTTCGAGCAGCGCAGCGGCGCGACCATCAGCGCCCGCGCCGTCACCAACGCGGTGGCGCGGGCCATGCACTGGGCCGCCGCCCACCAGCAGGAACTGTTCGACAGCGCCCCGGTTTCCGCCGCCGGCCTCTCCGGAACCCAGCTATGA
- the rsxE gene encoding electron transport complex subunit RsxE: MNYRDIVSNSLWKQNPGLVQLLGLCPLLAMSNSIVNAAGLGIATILVMALSSGMIALLRGFIPYEIRIPVFILVIAALVTGVDLAMNAWLHKLYNVLGIFIPLIVTNCIVLARVEAFAAKNPPLAATLDGAMMGLGLTLVLVALGAVREFVGGGTLFAGIEMVIPGARAVQVLPADYPGFLVAILPPGAFFSLAFLIALRNWIDARASERAKNQPPAAAPALEGVSS; this comes from the coding sequence ATGAACTACCGCGACATCGTCTCGAATTCCCTGTGGAAACAGAACCCCGGCCTGGTCCAGTTGCTCGGCCTGTGTCCGCTGCTGGCGATGAGCAACAGCATCGTCAATGCCGCCGGCCTCGGCATCGCGACCATTCTCGTCATGGCCCTGTCGAGCGGCATGATCGCCCTGCTGCGCGGCTTCATTCCCTATGAAATCCGCATTCCGGTGTTCATCCTGGTGATCGCCGCCCTGGTCACCGGCGTCGATCTGGCGATGAATGCCTGGCTGCACAAGCTCTACAACGTGCTGGGCATTTTCATTCCGCTGATCGTCACCAATTGCATCGTGCTGGCGCGCGTCGAAGCCTTCGCCGCGAAGAACCCGCCGCTGGCCGCCACCCTGGACGGCGCCATGATGGGCCTGGGCCTGACGCTGGTGCTGGTGGCGCTGGGCGCGGTGCGCGAATTCGTCGGCGGCGGCACCCTGTTCGCCGGCATCGAAATGGTCATTCCCGGCGCCCGCGCCGTGCAGGTGCTGCCGGCGGACTATCCGGGCTTTCTGGTCGCCATCCTGCCGCCGGGCGCCTTCTTCTCCCTGGCCTTCCTGATCGCCCTGCGCAACTGGATCGACGCCCGCGCCAGCGAACGCGCCAAAAACCAGCCGCCCGCCGCCGCCCCGGCGCTGGAAGGGGTGTCCAGCTAG
- a CDS encoding branched-chain amino acid transaminase — protein MSMSDRDGLIWYDGKLVPWREANTHVLTHSLHYGLAVFEGLRAYKTASGTAIFRLREHTERLFTSAHIYRMDMPWDRETLMEAQKEVVRVNNLESGYLRPIAFYGSEKMGISPRGLKVHVAIAAWPWGAYLGADGMEKGIRIRTSSYTRHHINATMPRAKLAATYANSILANMEAIDDGYDEALLLDVEGFVAEGAGENLLIVKDGVIYEPEIASALSGITRATIIALARDLGLTVISKRLTRDDIYIADEAFFTGTAAEVTPIRELDRRQIGAGRRGPITEKLQSLFFDVVNGKVPAHADWLTPVA, from the coding sequence ATGTCCATGTCCGATCGCGACGGCCTCATCTGGTATGACGGCAAGCTCGTTCCCTGGCGCGAAGCCAATACCCATGTGCTGACGCACTCCCTGCACTACGGCCTGGCCGTGTTCGAAGGCCTGCGTGCCTACAAGACCGCCAGCGGCACGGCCATCTTCCGCCTCAGGGAACACACCGAGCGGCTGTTCACTTCGGCCCACATCTACCGCATGGACATGCCCTGGGATCGCGAAACCTTGATGGAAGCCCAGAAGGAAGTCGTTCGCGTCAACAATCTGGAAAGCGGCTACCTGCGCCCGATCGCCTTCTACGGCTCGGAAAAGATGGGCATCTCGCCGCGCGGCCTGAAAGTCCATGTCGCCATCGCCGCCTGGCCCTGGGGCGCCTATCTCGGCGCGGACGGCATGGAAAAGGGCATCCGCATCCGCACCTCCTCCTACACCCGCCACCATATCAACGCCACCATGCCGCGCGCCAAGCTGGCCGCGACCTATGCCAACTCCATCCTGGCCAACATGGAAGCCATCGACGACGGCTACGACGAAGCCCTGCTGCTCGACGTCGAAGGCTTCGTCGCCGAAGGCGCGGGGGAGAACCTGCTCATCGTCAAGGACGGCGTGATCTACGAGCCGGAAATCGCCTCGGCGCTCTCCGGCATCACCCGCGCCACCATCATCGCCCTGGCGCGCGATCTGGGCCTGACGGTGATCAGCAAGCGCCTGACCCGCGACGACATCTACATCGCCGATGAAGCCTTCTTCACCGGCACCGCCGCCGAAGTCACGCCGATCCGCGAACTCGACCGCCGCCAGATCGGTGCCGGCCGGCGCGGCCCGATTACCGAAAAACTGCAAAGCCTGTTCTTCGACGTGGTCAACGGCAAGGTGCCGGCCCACGCCGACTGGCTGACCCCGGTCGCCTGA
- a CDS encoding zinc-finger domain-containing protein codes for MSTIKDAARRLDVTAADLPLHCPLPDSPLWSRHPRVFLDVLKTGTATCPYCSTEYAFTGERPKGHH; via the coding sequence ATGAGCACGATCAAGGACGCGGCCCGCCGCCTCGACGTCACCGCAGCCGATCTGCCGCTGCATTGCCCCTTGCCCGACAGCCCGTTGTGGTCGCGCCATCCGCGCGTTTTTCTCGACGTGCTGAAAACCGGCACGGCCACCTGCCCCTACTGCAGCACGGAATATGCATTCACGGGCGAAAGGCCCAAGGGACATCACTGA
- the waaF gene encoding lipopolysaccharide heptosyltransferase II, whose amino-acid sequence MRILIVAPSWIGDTILAQPLFMRLHEKHRDLALDVLAPPWTAPLLARMPEVRKVLGNPFAHGEFNLAARWRLGRELRSERYDEAIILPNSWKSALSPFFAGIPLRTGYSGEARVGLLNRRHILDRNGLPQLAQRYAQLAEAPGAAPNAQALPQIHLSSSRAQQDAVRAALGLPLDAAPAIFCPGAEFGPAKRWPSRHFAALARLLAVDGIPVWLLGSNKDTTLGDGIAQMSQGHALNLCGRTTLEQAIDLIAGARLVVSNDSGLMHVAAALARPLYALYGSSSPIYTPPLSAHARIISLHVDCSPCFKRACPLGHFKCMEELKAELVLNEIHRTDTDRG is encoded by the coding sequence ATGCGCATACTGATCGTCGCGCCGTCCTGGATCGGCGACACCATCCTGGCCCAGCCGCTGTTCATGCGGCTGCACGAAAAACACCGGGATCTGGCGCTCGACGTCCTCGCGCCGCCCTGGACCGCACCGCTGCTGGCGCGCATGCCGGAAGTGCGCAAGGTGCTCGGCAACCCCTTCGCCCATGGCGAATTCAACCTCGCCGCGCGCTGGCGCCTGGGCCGCGAACTGCGCAGCGAGCGCTACGACGAAGCCATCATCCTGCCCAACTCCTGGAAATCCGCGCTCTCGCCCTTTTTTGCCGGCATTCCGCTCCGTACCGGCTACAGCGGCGAGGCCCGCGTCGGCCTGCTCAACCGCCGCCACATTCTCGACAGGAACGGCCTGCCGCAACTCGCCCAGCGCTACGCGCAGCTTGCCGAAGCGCCCGGCGCCGCGCCCAACGCGCAAGCGCTGCCGCAGATTCATCTGAGCTCGTCCCGCGCACAGCAGGACGCCGTGCGCGCCGCGCTCGGACTGCCGCTGGATGCGGCACCGGCGATCTTCTGCCCCGGCGCCGAATTCGGCCCGGCCAAACGCTGGCCCTCGCGCCACTTTGCCGCGCTGGCGAGGCTGCTGGCGGTCGACGGCATTCCCGTCTGGCTGCTCGGATCGAACAAGGACACCACGCTGGGTGACGGCATCGCCCAGATGTCGCAGGGCCACGCCCTCAACCTCTGCGGCCGGACCACGCTGGAACAGGCCATCGACCTGATCGCCGGCGCGCGCCTGGTGGTCAGCAATGACTCGGGACTGATGCACGTCGCCGCCGCATTGGCACGGCCGCTGTATGCCCTGTACGGCTCCTCCAGCCCGATCTATACGCCGCCGCTTTCGGCGCACGCCCGCATCATCTCGCTGCATGTCGATTGCAGCCCCTGCTTCAAGCGCGCCTGCCCGCTCGGCCACTTCAAGTGCATGGAAGAGCTGAAGGCCGAACTGGTATTGAATGAAATCCATCGCACGGACACGGACCGGGGTTGA
- a CDS encoding YybH family protein, whose amino-acid sequence MPLKKPIYATPRDAEQALYDAMNRADLDAFMNVWAEDEEVLCILPNGPRIAGYASIRETWRRILEEGQRFTISIANVHALPGMLVTIHNVHETIALSGDKNAPAVLVLATNVFIRSPVGWRLLVHHASPTLAVPDGDIAKTLH is encoded by the coding sequence ATGCCGCTGAAAAAACCCATCTACGCCACGCCCAGGGATGCCGAACAGGCGCTGTACGATGCCATGAACCGCGCCGACCTGGACGCCTTCATGAACGTCTGGGCCGAGGACGAGGAAGTGCTCTGCATCCTCCCCAACGGCCCCAGGATCGCCGGTTACGCCAGCATCCGCGAAACCTGGCGGCGCATCCTCGAGGAAGGCCAGCGCTTCACCATCAGCATTGCCAACGTGCATGCGCTGCCGGGCATGCTGGTGACCATCCACAACGTGCATGAAACCATCGCCCTGAGCGGCGACAAGAACGCCCCGGCGGTACTGGTACTCGCCACCAACGTCTTCATCCGTAGCCCGGTCGGCTGGCGCCTGCTGGTGCATCACGCCTCGCCGACACTGGCGGTGCCGGACGGAGACATCGCCAAGACGCTGCACTGA
- a CDS encoding phosphomannomutase/phosphoglucomutase: MTKLPAPEIFKAYDIRGIVGKTLTPEVARIIGQALGTEAAKRKQRTIAIGRDGRLSGPALAAALAEGLNAAGIDVLDIGCVPTPLAYFAAFQLGTDSAVSVTGSHNPPDYNGLKMVLGGDTLHGEQIQALRRRIEIGDLRTAKKPGKTKRADVRAAYLERITSDVRLTRPMKIVVDCGNGVAGELAPELFRRMGCEVIPLYCEIDGNFPNHHPDPSKPENLRDLIRTLKATDAELGLAFDGDGDRLGVVTKDGEIIFPDRQLMLFAADILTREPGAQIIYDVKCSRNVAISVRHQGGRPLMWQTGHAIIKTKLKESGAPLAGEMSGHMFFKERWYGFDDGLYTGARLLEIVSRWKDANWPLKHLPNAIATPELNIKMQEGEPHLLVNKLIEDSLRLFPGAVELSCIDGVRAEYADGFGLVRASNTTPVIVLRFEADSELALQRIQAEFRHALRAVHPQLEINF; encoded by the coding sequence ATGACGAAACTCCCCGCTCCAGAAATCTTCAAGGCCTATGACATACGCGGCATCGTCGGCAAGACCCTGACGCCCGAGGTCGCCCGCATCATCGGCCAGGCCCTGGGCACGGAAGCGGCGAAGCGCAAACAGCGGACCATCGCCATCGGCCGCGACGGCCGCCTCTCCGGCCCGGCGCTGGCCGCCGCGCTGGCCGAAGGTCTCAACGCCGCCGGCATCGACGTGCTGGACATCGGCTGCGTGCCGACGCCGCTGGCCTATTTCGCCGCTTTCCAGCTCGGCACCGACAGCGCCGTCTCGGTCACCGGCAGCCACAATCCGCCCGACTACAACGGCCTGAAGATGGTGCTCGGCGGCGACACGCTCCATGGCGAGCAGATCCAGGCGCTGCGCCGCCGCATCGAAATCGGCGATCTGCGCACCGCCAAAAAACCCGGCAAGACCAAACGAGCCGACGTGCGCGCCGCCTATCTGGAACGCATCACCAGCGACGTCAGGCTGACCCGGCCGATGAAGATCGTCGTCGACTGCGGCAACGGCGTGGCCGGCGAACTCGCGCCGGAACTCTTCCGCCGCATGGGCTGCGAGGTGATTCCGCTGTACTGCGAGATCGACGGCAACTTCCCCAACCATCATCCCGATCCATCGAAACCGGAAAACCTGCGCGACCTGATCCGCACCCTCAAGGCAACCGATGCCGAGCTGGGTCTGGCCTTCGATGGCGATGGCGATCGCCTCGGCGTGGTCACCAAGGATGGCGAGATCATCTTCCCCGATCGCCAGTTGATGCTGTTCGCCGCCGACATCCTGACGCGCGAACCCGGCGCGCAGATCATCTACGACGTGAAGTGCTCGCGCAACGTCGCGATCAGCGTGCGCCACCAGGGCGGACGCCCGCTGATGTGGCAGACCGGGCATGCCATCATCAAGACCAAGCTGAAGGAATCCGGCGCGCCGCTGGCCGGCGAAATGAGCGGCCACATGTTCTTCAAGGAACGCTGGTACGGCTTCGACGACGGCCTTTACACCGGTGCGCGCCTGCTCGAAATCGTCTCGCGCTGGAAGGATGCCAACTGGCCGCTGAAGCACCTGCCGAATGCCATTGCCACCCCCGAACTCAACATCAAGATGCAGGAAGGCGAGCCGCACCTCCTGGTAAACAAGCTGATCGAGGACAGCCTGCGCCTGTTTCCCGGCGCGGTCGAACTCAGTTGCATCGACGGCGTGCGCGCCGAATACGCCGATGGCTTCGGCCTGGTGCGCGCCTCGAACACCACCCCGGTGATCGTACTGCGCTTCGAGGCCGACTCGGAACTCGCGCTGCAGCGCATCCAGGCGGAATTCCGCCATGCCCTGCGCGCCGTGCACCCGCAACTGGAGATCAATTTTTGA